The following proteins are co-located in the Hemicordylus capensis ecotype Gifberg chromosome 11, rHemCap1.1.pri, whole genome shotgun sequence genome:
- the LOC128335583 gene encoding actin nucleation-promoting factor WAS-like: MVPSGRRRGGSVPAGGCGHPVPSRGWIQELAKRGAAPTAGGTGGIQGRGAGAELGRQQRAHSADPDPVGGGVAGGAERGGGPGGGSAVNQAGTKRPGAQTCAGGWLRPRAVPLPKLPGEDRRRPPLPPPPPPPWAPGQGRRRLLLLLLLLGSGGQQQHPPEPPPTQPPAPVDSRASKPQCSVDVWILGAPIPHLPWFALGWAGFPELPVLGDDPRPPLGWEAWQL; the protein is encoded by the exons ATGGTGCCGTCCGGGCGGCGACGAGGTGGCTCGGTCCCGGCTGGGGGCTGCGGGCATCCAGTCCCTTCCCGGGGCTGGATCCAGGAGCTGGCAAAGAGAGGAGCCGCTCCGACGGCCGGGGGGACGGGCGGgattcaggggaggggggcaggcgcCGAGCTCGGCAGACAGCAGCGCGCCCACAGCGCGGATCCGGATCCAGTGGGAGGCGGCGTCGCAGGAGGAGCGGAGCGAGGGGGCGGACCCGGCGGCGGCAGCGCCGTCAATCAGGCAGGCACAAAGCGGCCAGGCGCGCAGACATGTGCCGGTGGCTGGCTCCGGCCCCGAGCAGTGCCGCTGCCCAAACTCCCGGGAGAGGATAGACGGCgcccccccctgccgccgccgcccccccccccgtgggcacCCGGTCAGGGCagaaggcggctgctgctgctgctgctgctgctggggtctggCGGGCAGCAGCAACACCCCCCTgagcctcctcccacccagcccccagccccggTTGACTCGCGAGCGAGCAAGCCCCAGTGCAGTGTGGACGTCTGGATCCTGGGAGCGCCGATCccgcatctgccctggtttgcattgggatgg gctGGCTTCCCAGAGTTGCCGGTTCTTGGAGACGACCCCAGGCCGCCCCTGGGCTGGGAAGCCTGGCAACTGTAA